One part of the Ornithodoros turicata isolate Travis chromosome 2, ASM3712646v1, whole genome shotgun sequence genome encodes these proteins:
- the LOC135384486 gene encoding uncharacterized protein K02A2.6-like: MARNCSFANTEAEIKSQIVLGTTSTKLRRFALQTDAALDQFLTQGRTYEITTRQVNDIEASMSTDVHRLTRKESQRSNASTHTGTSTSTRQDKQCFNCGGAWPHKGGKQSCPARNATYNACRKRSHFAVVCRSKNNTSEDPNVVHEVTNQSADSDHGDEAFALFPKSSKAPRVMLTVFNKELEFIIDTGATVNIIGLDTYNSIPQRPQLVKPVPKVFAYGSKNELPLLGKFRAPFSYMTSVVEDTVLVTATPIQLHIDPTVPPVAQKARPLPFHIREAVEKEIDRLIQLDVIEKATGPTTWVSPIIVVPKPHAPDQVRQCVDMRRANQAIIRERHTSATLEDLVTCVNGAMMFSKLDVNDGYHQLRLKEDCRHITTFATHMGLYRYKRLDFGINAAAELFQNTVRQVLAGIPGVINISDYILVYGETEREHNDSLDATLKRLADCGITLSPKKCCFFQRELTFFGHIFSEKGIKPDPAKVQGFLNMSPPGDVS; this comes from the exons ATGGCTCGAAATTGCTCGTTTGCAAACACTGAAGCAGAAATCAAATCTCAAATTGTTCTCGGCACAACGTCCACCAAACTCCGACGCTTCGCACTACAGACGGATGCAGCACTTGACCAGTTTCTGACACAAGGCCGCACTTACGAAATTACAACTCGACAAGTGAACGATATTGAGGCATCCATGTCCACAGATGTGCATCGTCTTACACGCAAGGAGTCTCAACGTAGCAACGCATCTACTCACACGGGAACGTCAACGAGCACGCGTCAAGACAAGCAGTGTTTCAACTGTGGTGGTGCTTGGCCTCACAAAGGCGGAAAACAGTCTTGTCCAGCACGAAATGCAACATACAATGCGTGCCGGAAACGTAGCCATTTTGCAGTCGTGTGCCGCAGTAAGAACAACACAAGCGAAGACCCAAATGTCGTTCATGAAGTTACAAACCAGAGTGCAGATAGCGACCATGGTGATGAAGCCTTTGCACTGTTCCCGAAGAGTTCTAAAGCCCCGAGGGTGATGCTCACTGTCTTCAACAAGGAGTTAGAATTCATCATAGACACAGGCGCTACGGTGAACATAATTGGCCTTGACACGTACAATAGCATCCCGCAACGACCCCAACTTGTAAAGCCCGTGCCAAAGGTCTTTGCATATGGATCGAAGAATGAGCTTCCGTTACTAGGAAAGTTCCGGGCACCATTCTCTTACATGACTTCAGTGGTGGAAGATACCGTCCTTGTCACAGCAACGCCTA TTCAGCTCCACATCGACCCTACGGTTCCACCAGTCGCACAGAAAGCACGTCCTCTTCCATTTCACATTCGTGAAGCAGTAGAAAAGGAGATCGACAGGCTGATACAGCTAGATGTTATTGAAAAAGCCACGGGTCCAACAACGTGGGTGTCCCCCATAATCGTGGTTCCAAAGCCACATGCACCTGACCAAGTGCGTCAGTGCGTTGACATGCGCCGCGCTAACCAAGCTATTATACGAGAACGCCATACATCAGCCACACTAGAAGACCTCGTTACCTGCGTAAACGGTGCAATGATGTTCTCTAAACTAGATGTAAACGACGGCTATCATCAGCTGCGACTTAAGGAAGACTGTCGTCATATCACAACGTTCGCAACTCACATGGGACTTTACAGGTACAAGCGTTTGGACTTCGGAATAAACGCAGCCGCAGAACTTTTTCAAAATACGGTTCGTCAAGTACTTGCGGGCATTCCCGGCGTGATAAACATCAGCGACTACATCCTGGTGTACGGCGAGACGGAAAGAGAACACAACGACTCCCTTGACGCTACCCTGAAACGTCTAGCCGACTGCGGAATCACACTAAGTCCAAAAAAATGCTGTTTTTTCCAGCGTGAGCTAACATTCTTCGGCCATATCTTCTCAGAGAAAGGCATCAAGCCAGATCCTGCTAAGGTACAGGGCTTCCTAAATATGTCACCTCCAGGAGATGTGTCTTAG
- the LOC135383294 gene encoding uncharacterized protein LOC135383294, whose translation MNSLLVILIVTPLLGADSRSISATEHMSGQYHSTGCSRCANAQRPFRTMSTDIGRAQQESNAVHTGWSRGESVTAQSSRRTQNAALSTAQQSASLTGNNWPAMTDGQQHVGFAHNIGSSRAQQSAGSTTATQQHYHSQRESTRSTMQDAQQATSFTQNNRFSTTGGRKGISPAQGEVAEESATSARYGGSTMEREHYSSNQGEHFRSGVQATREDTSLRQNNELSTTGGLQDGSFTQDDLSSTTGGQQSTGRVENTRYTAQQSPNSLRHAESNMRREHHSSDQRQNFISTRQATRQDANLIQNNELSTTGGRQGARFTQGDLSSIAGQQQHTGLDEHTRYTAQQSPNSLRHAESNMRREHHSSDQRQNFISTRQATRQDANLIQNNELSTTGGRQGARFTQGDLSSIAGQQQHTGLDEHTRYTAQQSPNSLRHAESNMRREHHSSDQRQNFISTRQATRQDANLIQNNELSTTGGRQGARFTQGDLSSIAGQQQHTGLDEHTRYTAQQNANSLRNAESNMRTEQYSSDQRQHFMSATQAARQAASFTENKGSSTTDQRQRVDVAQSGGTSIAHQGTRLEENGGSATITNGQVSSKTAKVREAIQIARQVAGLTQNILSMTKGGGHVGTATQISQSSTARQTPVVYRIVRHDGRTAGRHSCSRCTPCSRCQNYHSGSRRGTYMTYPHG comes from the exons ATGAACTCCTTGCTGGTGATACTCATAG TCACGCCACTACTCGGTGCGGATTCGAGAAGTATATCTGCGACAGAGCACATGTCGGGACAGTACCATTCAACGGGATGTTCTCGTTGCGCCAATGCGCAAAGGCCCTTTAGAACTATGAGCACAGACATTGGGAGAGCGCAGCAAGAGAGCAATGCTGTACATACTGGTTGGTCGCGCGGCGAGAGTGTGACAGCGCAAAGCTCCAGACGCACACAAAATGCTGCATTGAGCACGGCACAGCAAAGCGCAAGTCTCACGGGAAATAACTGGCCAGCCATGACGGATGGGCAGCAACACGTTGGTTTTGCACACAATATCGGATCGAGCAGAGCACAGCAAAGCGCCGGGTCAACCACGGCAACGCAACAGCACTATCACAGTCAAAGAGAAAGCACCAGGTCGACTATGCAGGATGCGCAGCAAGCCAccagttttacacagaataacaGGTTCAGCACGACGGGGGGACGGAAAGGCATCAGTCCTGCGCAAGGAGAGGTGGCAGAGGAAAGTGCCACTTCTGCTCGATATGGCGGGTCAACCATGGAAAGAGAACACTATTCTTCCAATCAAGGGGAACATTTCAGGTCGGGCGTGCAGGCTACACGGGAAGACACCAGTCTAAGGCAAAATAATGAGTTAAGCACGACAGGGGGGCTACAGGACGGCAGCTTTACACAAGATGACTTGTCAAGCACTACGGGTGGGCAGCAAAGCACCGGTCGTGTAGAAAACACCAGATACACAGCACAGCAAAGCCCGAATTCTTTGCGACATGCCGAGTCAAACATGAGAAGAGAACATCATTCCTCTGACCAAAGACAAAATTTCATATCGACCAGGCAGGCTACACGGCAAGACGCTAATCTAATACAAAATAATGAGTTAAGCACAACAGGTGGACGACAAGGCGCCAGGTTTACACAAGGTGACTTGTCAAGCATTGCGGGTCAGCAGCAACACACTGGTCTTGATGAACACACCAGATACACAGCACAGCAAAGCCCGAATTCTTTGCGACATGCCGAGTCAAACATGAGAAGAGAACATCATTCCTCTGACCAAAGACAAAATTTCATATCGACCAGGCAGGCTACACGGCAAGACGCTAATCTAATACAAAATAATGAGTTAAGCACAACAGGTGGACGACAAGGCGCCAGGTTTACACAAGGTGACTTGTCAAGCATTGCGGGTCAGCAGCAACACACTGGTCTTGATGAACACACCAGATACACAGCACAGCAAAGCCCGAATTCTTTGCGACATGCCGAGTCAAACATGAGAAGAGAACATCATTCCTCTGACCAACGACAAAATTTCATATCGACCAGGCAGGCTACACGGCAAGACGCTAATCTAATACAAAATAATGAGTTGAGCACAACAGGTGGACGACAAGGCGCCAGGTTTACACAAGGTGACTTGTCAAGCATTGCGGGTCAGCAGCAACACACTGGTCTTGATGAACACACCAGATACACAGCACAGCAAAACGCGAATTCTTTGCGAAATGCCGAGTCAAATATGAGAACTGAACAGTATTCCTCCGACCAAAGACAACATTTTATGTCGGCCACGCAGGCTGCACGGCAAGCCGCCAGTTTTACAGAAAATAAAGGCTCAAGCACGACGGATCAACGACAAAGAGTCGATGTCGCACAAAGTGGCGGAACAAGCATAGCGCACCAAGGTACCAGGCTTGAGGAAAACGGCGGGTCCGCTACTATTACTAATGGGCAGGTCTCCAGTAAAACAGCGAAAGTGAGAGAGGCCATTCAGATTGCACGTCAAGTCGCCGGACTTACACAAAATATCTTGTCAATGACGAAAGGTGGAGGACACGTAGGTACTGCTACGCAAATTTCGCAATCGAGCACAGCACGGCAAACGCCAGTTGTATACCGAATAGTCAGGCATGACGGGAGGACGGCAGGGCGCCATTCTTGCTCAAGATGCACTCCTTGCAGCAGATGCCAGAACTACCACAGCGGATCCCGTCGTGGAACGTATATGACTTATCCACACGGGTGA